The following coding sequences lie in one Hydrotalea sp. genomic window:
- the rlmN gene encoding 23S rRNA (adenine(2503)-C(2))-methyltransferase RlmN → MSSVTSATAVAAATAPINLVGMNLGDLEKIMAAMGQGAFRAKQIYQWLYQKGAVSIDAMTNLSKDFRETLKKNYNIARPVISTHKTSADGTEKWLLAVGKNQEIETVFIKRSGAYEESGTLCISSQIGCTLNCTFCHTGTQALVRNLTAGEILSQILVAKESLQDNDPQNRKITNVVFMGMGEPLYNTNEVIKAVKIMLDETAFGFSRRKVTISTSGIVPDIVRVGEETMANLAVSLHAPNDALRNEIMPINKKYPLRDLMAAVKKYPAIYHADIKYKDGDYQGRRVTWQYVMIKNVNDRPSDAHDLVNLIRDIPSKINLIPFNPWEGCGYECSTDEAMDMFAAIVRGAGYAVPTRRPRGRDISAACGQLKSESLKIRASQRSQ, encoded by the coding sequence ATGTCTTCAGTTACGTCCGCCACCGCCGTCGCCGCCGCTACCGCGCCAATCAATTTGGTCGGCATGAACCTGGGCGATTTGGAAAAAATCATGGCCGCCATGGGCCAGGGGGCGTTTCGCGCCAAGCAGATTTATCAATGGCTGTATCAAAAGGGCGCGGTGTCGATAGACGCCATGACCAATTTGTCGAAAGATTTTCGCGAAACATTAAAAAAAAATTACAACATCGCGCGGCCGGTTATTTCAACCCATAAAACATCGGCCGATGGCACCGAAAAATGGTTGCTGGCGGTTGGCAAAAACCAAGAAATCGAAACGGTGTTTATCAAACGGTCGGGGGCTTACGAGGAATCGGGCACGTTGTGTATTTCGTCGCAGATTGGTTGCACGCTCAATTGCACATTTTGTCACACCGGCACCCAGGCATTGGTGCGCAACCTGACCGCCGGTGAAATTTTGTCGCAAATTTTGGTGGCCAAGGAATCGTTGCAGGATAACGACCCGCAAAACCGCAAAATCACCAACGTGGTTTTTATGGGCATGGGCGAACCGCTTTATAACACCAACGAGGTTATTAAGGCGGTGAAGATAATGCTCGACGAAACGGCATTTGGGTTTTCGCGGCGCAAGGTAACCATTTCGACATCGGGCATTGTGCCCGACATTGTGCGGGTGGGGGAGGAAACCATGGCCAATTTGGCGGTGTCGCTCCACGCGCCGAACGATGCTTTGCGGAACGAGATTATGCCGATAAATAAAAAATACCCATTGCGCGATTTGATGGCGGCGGTGAAAAAATACCCGGCAATTTACCACGCCGATATAAAATACAAAGACGGCGATTACCAGGGGCGACGCGTTACGTGGCAATATGTGATGATAAAAAATGTCAACGACCGGCCGAGCGACGCCCATGATTTGGTTAATTTGATAAGGGATATTCCGTCTAAAATAAATCTTATCCCCTTTAACCCGTGGGAAGGTTGCGGTTACGAATGCTCAACCGACGAGGCAATGGATATGTTCGCCGCGATTGTGCGTGGCGCGGGTTATGCCGTG
- the lptB gene encoding LPS export ABC transporter ATP-binding protein — protein sequence MTATDPTDNSPPNSPDGAAASNANAASTDNGAGQSPDRAPASVLRVEHVKKIIGKRTVVNDASLTLRAGEVVGLLGPNGAGKTTLFYGILGLIPINGGHIFIDDTDISTLPVYRRARRGLSYLPQEASIFRGLTVRDNLRAVLEMKMKNREDVEAYSDQLLKDFNLTERRDAQAVTLSGGERRRLEIARALCAFPAFLLLDEPFAGVDPLAIRDVRQLVKNLAKRGIGVLITDHNVRETLRIVERAYIIHDGKIIAAGTPQDIINNPLARELYLGEEVTQELQQAGTPKN from the coding sequence ATGACCGCAACCGACCCGACCGATAATTCGCCGCCAAATTCGCCTGACGGCGCGGCGGCCAGCAACGCCAATGCGGCAAGCACCGACAACGGCGCGGGGCAATCGCCCGACCGCGCCCCCGCTAGTGTTTTACGGGTTGAGCATGTCAAAAAAATCATCGGCAAGCGCACCGTGGTGAACGATGCTTCCCTGACCCTGCGCGCTGGGGAGGTTGTCGGTCTCCTTGGCCCCAACGGCGCGGGCAAAACCACGTTATTTTACGGCATATTGGGGTTGATACCCATCAACGGCGGCCATATTTTTATCGACGACACCGATATTTCGACCCTGCCGGTTTATCGCCGCGCGCGGCGCGGGCTATCTTACCTGCCGCAGGAGGCTTCGATATTTCGCGGCCTGACGGTGCGCGATAATTTGCGCGCCGTGTTGGAAATGAAAATGAAAAACCGCGAAGATGTCGAGGCCTACAGCGACCAATTGTTAAAGGATTTCAACCTGACCGAGCGGCGCGACGCCCAGGCGGTTACCCTGTCGGGTGGCGAACGGCGGCGGTTGGAAATTGCCCGCGCCCTGTGCGCCTTCCCGGCTTTTTTATTGCTCGATGAACCCTTCGCCGGTGTTGACCCATTGGCGATTCGCGACGTGCGGCAATTGGTAAAAAACCTGGCGAAGCGCGGCATCGGCGTGCTTATCACCGACCATAATGTGCGCGAAACATTACGGATTGTCGAACGCGCCTATATTATTCATGATGGAAAAATCATCGCCGCCGGCACGCCGCAGGACATTATCAATAACCCATTGGCGCGCGAACTATACCTGGGTGAAGAGGTCACGCAGGAATTGCAACAGGCTGGCACCCCAAAAAATTAA